One window from the genome of Pandoraea fibrosis encodes:
- a CDS encoding DUF1571 domain-containing protein: MTMQSALRTACAADRRGHDLSRRLPTVTMRRLALALAWVPCALVAGALSTSVAIAQTQAVAGASAPASPDANAAPGAATPGDVETSKLAALPVAAQTQWLSRAIKSGELAKLSDDQIVARMQAIQPEALVRFLKAESAALPEYQYELTRHERINNQWQTTPDRMLVKIREKPLQIYAKWLPDGAHAGQEIIYDETKNPKEMYGHLGGILGFTSIWSSIDGTLARSQSNHTVRDLGFAFIAEQIAHDGRSFRAAGLSEKPARISVSESNGVRTMALEWDAPSGPPQHYANKSRVLIDLKTGRPRGIEAWDASGQKIEEMRFEKVRREQWTDATFDPKHPDYKF; this comes from the coding sequence ATGACCATGCAATCTGCCTTGCGCACCGCCTGCGCCGCCGATCGTCGCGGACATGACCTGAGTCGGCGCCTGCCCACCGTCACGATGCGTCGCCTCGCCCTTGCCCTTGCCTGGGTACCCTGCGCGCTGGTGGCCGGCGCGTTGAGCACGTCCGTCGCCATCGCACAGACCCAAGCGGTTGCTGGCGCGTCTGCGCCGGCGTCACCTGATGCGAATGCCGCCCCTGGTGCCGCGACGCCGGGCGATGTCGAAACCTCCAAGCTGGCCGCCCTGCCGGTCGCCGCGCAAACGCAATGGTTGTCGCGCGCGATCAAGAGCGGCGAACTCGCGAAGCTGAGCGACGACCAGATCGTCGCTCGCATGCAGGCCATTCAACCCGAAGCGCTCGTGCGGTTCCTGAAAGCCGAGTCGGCCGCCCTGCCCGAATACCAGTATGAGTTGACGCGCCACGAACGCATCAACAACCAGTGGCAGACGACTCCCGACCGCATGCTCGTGAAGATTCGCGAGAAGCCGTTGCAAATCTACGCGAAGTGGCTCCCCGATGGCGCCCACGCAGGGCAGGAAATCATCTACGACGAGACGAAAAACCCGAAGGAGATGTACGGCCATCTCGGTGGCATTCTCGGCTTCACGTCGATCTGGAGCAGTATCGACGGCACGCTTGCCCGTTCACAGTCCAATCACACGGTGCGCGATCTCGGCTTCGCGTTCATTGCAGAACAGATCGCGCACGACGGCCGCAGCTTCCGCGCCGCCGGATTGTCCGAGAAACCCGCAAGAATTTCGGTTTCCGAATCGAATGGCGTGCGCACGATGGCACTGGAGTGGGACGCCCCGTCGGGCCCGCCGCAGCATTACGCGAACAAATCGCGCGTACTGATCGATCTGAAGACGGGACGCCCGCGTGGCATCGAAGCGTGGGATGCTTCGGGGCAAAAGATCGAGGAAATGCGCTTCGAGAAAGTGCGCAGGGAACAATGGACCGATGCCACCTTCGATCCGAAGCATCCCGACTATAAATTCTGA
- a CDS encoding SDR family NAD(P)-dependent oxidoreductase, with product MNIDLKEKVALVTASTAGIGFAIAYGLAAAGATTLVNGRSKQRVDAAVEKLREALPDAQARGVAADLATAEGCEALVGAVPDVDILVNNAGIFGPQDFFEVPDEVWQRFYDVNVLSGVRLSRAYLPGMAERGWGRVIFISSESALNIPEDMIHYGMTKTAQLAVSRGLAKRMRGTGVTVNAVLPGPTLSDGMVEMLHESGVAANADMAQAAAEFVRENRPSSIIGRAATTTEVANMVVYVASPQASATTGAALRVDGGVVDSL from the coding sequence ATGAATATCGATCTGAAGGAAAAGGTGGCGCTGGTCACGGCGTCGACGGCAGGTATCGGGTTCGCCATCGCTTACGGGCTCGCGGCAGCCGGGGCCACGACTCTTGTCAACGGCCGTTCGAAACAGCGTGTCGATGCTGCCGTTGAGAAGTTGCGCGAGGCGCTGCCGGACGCGCAGGCGCGTGGCGTGGCGGCGGATCTGGCGACGGCCGAAGGTTGCGAGGCGCTCGTCGGCGCCGTGCCCGACGTCGACATTCTCGTGAACAACGCGGGCATTTTTGGCCCGCAGGACTTCTTCGAGGTGCCCGACGAGGTGTGGCAGCGCTTTTACGACGTCAACGTGCTGTCGGGGGTGCGGCTCTCTCGCGCGTATTTACCGGGGATGGCAGAGCGCGGCTGGGGGCGTGTGATCTTCATTTCATCGGAGTCCGCATTAAATATCCCTGAAGACATGATTCACTACGGTATGACCAAGACCGCGCAACTGGCGGTATCTCGCGGTCTGGCCAAGCGCATGCGCGGCACGGGTGTCACCGTCAACGCCGTGTTGCCCGGCCCGACGCTCTCGGACGGTATGGTCGAGATGCTGCATGAATCGGGCGTGGCGGCGAACGCCGATATGGCGCAGGCGGCGGCCGAGTTCGTGCGCGAGAACCGGCCCAGTTCGATCATCGGACGTGCGGCTACCACGACGGAAGTGGCGAACATGGTGGTCTATGTTGCATCGCCGCAAGCTTCGGCAACGACCGGGGCGGCGCTACGCGTTGACGGTGGTGTCGTCGATTCCCTCTGA
- a CDS encoding acetyl-CoA C-acetyltransferase: MSAFKPTAPAPALRRVAILGGNRIPFARSNTAYATASNQDMLTASIQGLVDRFELHGQRLGEVAAGAVLKHARDFNLTRESVLSTTLAPQTPAYDVQQACGTGLETAILTGNKIALGQIEVAIAGGVDTASDAPIGVNEKLRKILLEANRQRSTGGKLGALAKVRPGMLFSPALPRNGEPRTGLSMGEHCELMAKRWQIERAAQDELTLASHQHLAAAYERGFFLDLMTPFRGLQRDNNLRADVTLEKLASLKPVFDRSATGTLTAGNSTPLTDGASCVLLASEDWAHAHNVPVLAYLTYSQTAAVDFFNPDETQREGLLMAPAYAVPRMLAQAGLTLQDFDFYEIHEAFAAQVLCTLKAWEDPEYCRDKLGLAAPLGSIDRQRLNVTGSSLACGHPFAATGGRILATLAKLLNERGGGRGLISICAAGGQGVVAMLER, from the coding sequence ATGAGCGCCTTCAAACCTACAGCACCGGCCCCGGCCCTGCGTCGCGTCGCCATTCTCGGCGGCAACCGCATCCCGTTCGCGCGCTCGAACACGGCTTACGCCACCGCCTCGAATCAAGACATGCTGACGGCGTCGATCCAGGGCCTGGTCGATCGTTTCGAGTTGCACGGCCAGCGGCTTGGCGAGGTTGCCGCGGGCGCCGTCCTCAAACACGCCCGCGACTTCAACCTCACGCGCGAATCCGTGCTATCGACCACGCTCGCCCCGCAAACACCGGCTTACGATGTGCAGCAAGCGTGCGGCACGGGCCTGGAGACAGCGATCCTCACCGGCAACAAGATCGCGCTGGGTCAGATCGAGGTCGCGATCGCTGGGGGTGTCGACACCGCGTCGGACGCCCCTATCGGCGTGAACGAAAAGCTGCGCAAGATCCTGCTCGAAGCGAATCGACAGCGCAGCACCGGCGGCAAGCTCGGCGCGCTCGCCAAGGTGAGGCCCGGCATGTTGTTCAGCCCGGCATTGCCGCGCAATGGTGAGCCGCGCACAGGCCTGTCGATGGGCGAGCATTGCGAACTGATGGCCAAACGATGGCAGATTGAACGGGCCGCGCAAGATGAACTCACGCTGGCAAGCCATCAGCATCTGGCCGCCGCGTATGAGCGCGGCTTCTTCCTCGATCTGATGACGCCGTTTCGTGGCCTGCAACGCGATAACAACCTGCGCGCCGACGTCACGCTCGAGAAACTCGCCAGCCTCAAGCCGGTGTTCGATCGCAGCGCCACCGGCACCCTGACGGCGGGCAACTCGACACCGCTCACCGACGGCGCCTCTTGTGTGTTGCTCGCCAGCGAAGACTGGGCGCACGCGCACAACGTGCCGGTGCTCGCGTATCTGACTTACTCGCAAACGGCCGCCGTCGATTTCTTCAACCCTGACGAGACGCAGCGCGAAGGGTTGCTCATGGCACCCGCCTACGCGGTGCCGCGCATGCTGGCGCAGGCCGGACTCACGTTGCAGGACTTCGATTTCTACGAGATTCACGAGGCTTTCGCCGCACAGGTGCTTTGCACGCTCAAGGCGTGGGAAGACCCGGAATATTGCCGCGACAAGCTCGGACTGGCCGCCCCCTTGGGCAGCATCGACCGGCAGCGGTTGAATGTGACCGGCAGTTCGCTCGCTTGCGGTCACCCGTTCGCCGCAACCGGCGGGCGCATTCTCGCCACCCTCGCCAAGCTGCTGAACGAGCGCGGTGGCGGGCGTGGCCTCATCTCGATTTGCGCGGCCGGTGGACAAGGCGTCGTCGCAATGCTGGAGCGCTAG
- a CDS encoding SDR family oxidoreductase, whose amino-acid sequence MFNFEGQRVLVIGGSSGIGRAAAQAFAKAGAAVTIASRNQAKLDDALATIGTTARAVVLDTGDAAAVERFFADHAPWQHVVISAAQTPTGQVRKLSLEDAHTAFGSKFWGTYHVARYARIEDGGSLTLTSGYLSVRPSTSSVVQGAINAAIEALGRGLALELSPVRVNTVSPGLTVTPLWNKLAETDREAMYRNAAERLPARRVVAAEDVANTILYLAGTPSATGSTVLIDAGGAIA is encoded by the coding sequence ATGTTCAATTTCGAAGGTCAGCGCGTGTTGGTCATTGGCGGTAGTTCCGGTATCGGCCGTGCGGCAGCTCAGGCGTTCGCCAAAGCCGGTGCCGCGGTGACGATTGCCTCGCGGAATCAGGCCAAGCTTGACGACGCGCTCGCCACGATCGGCACCACGGCTCGCGCTGTCGTGCTCGACACAGGGGATGCGGCGGCCGTGGAGCGATTCTTTGCCGATCACGCCCCCTGGCAGCACGTGGTCATTTCGGCCGCACAAACGCCGACCGGGCAAGTTCGCAAGCTCTCGCTGGAAGATGCGCACACGGCTTTCGGCAGCAAGTTCTGGGGTACGTATCACGTGGCACGCTATGCACGGATCGAAGACGGTGGCTCGCTCACCCTGACGTCGGGGTATCTGAGCGTGCGTCCGAGTACGTCGTCGGTCGTGCAGGGCGCGATCAACGCGGCGATCGAAGCGCTGGGTCGCGGGCTGGCGCTGGAACTGTCTCCGGTGCGTGTGAATACCGTGTCGCCGGGCCTGACGGTCACGCCGTTGTGGAACAAGCTGGCCGAAACCGATCGCGAGGCGATGTATCGCAACGCGGCCGAACGGTTGCCGGCGCGCCGTGTGGTGGCTGCCGAGGACGTTGCCAACACGATTCTCTACCTGGCCGGCACGCCGAGTGCGACGGGCTCGACCGTGCTGATCGACGCCGGTGGCGCGATTGCCTGA
- a CDS encoding TetR/AcrR family transcriptional regulator: MGISREQAAENREAIIAAAERLFREHGVDAVGLTALMKAAGFTQGGFYNHFKSKDALVAAVMARAVAASEGALAGGDPALEVALSPEERVGRYLSPAHRDDVACGCPMAGFAGDAPRLGDEAQACYAKGLSEAIARMSAAGVERGLSPEQATQAAMARFAQMVGTLVLSRAVLSADPVLSDALLAAGRQALNGRGAHD; this comes from the coding sequence ATGGGCATTTCCAGAGAGCAGGCCGCAGAAAACCGCGAGGCGATTATCGCCGCGGCGGAACGGCTGTTTCGTGAGCATGGGGTAGACGCCGTGGGACTGACGGCGCTCATGAAAGCGGCCGGTTTCACCCAGGGCGGGTTCTACAACCACTTCAAGTCGAAGGATGCGCTCGTCGCCGCGGTCATGGCGCGCGCGGTTGCGGCCAGCGAAGGGGCGCTGGCGGGAGGGGATCCGGCGTTGGAGGTGGCGTTATCGCCCGAGGAGCGTGTCGGACGGTATCTGTCGCCCGCCCATCGGGACGACGTGGCATGCGGCTGTCCGATGGCGGGATTCGCTGGCGATGCGCCACGCCTCGGTGACGAGGCACAGGCGTGCTATGCGAAAGGCCTGTCGGAGGCGATCGCCCGGATGTCGGCAGCGGGTGTCGAGCGGGGGCTGAGCCCGGAACAGGCGACGCAAGCGGCGATGGCACGCTTCGCGCAGATGGTCGGCACGCTCGTCCTGTCGCGTGCGGTCTTGAGTGCCGACCCCGTGTTGTCCGACGCGTTACTGGCCGCAGGGCGTCAGGCGCTCAACGGGCGCGGGGCGCACGACTGA
- a CDS encoding LysR family transcriptional regulator has product MIDQTLDLTLFDRVVTTGSMSAAARELGLSLAVVSKRLGLLEQRLGVRLLNRTTRKQALTEEGQVFHGCCQRILAEISETERLMTRQAGTVGGVLRISAPRAFGRRHLAPLLVAFRERHPDLKVHLELSDLWVDLVAHGIDVAIRVGTLPDSSLVAQELAPNYRVLVASADYLARRGTPQDAGDLQQHDCILFGHAPHGDWRFVWQSETLRIQVRDTYVVDDGDTAHELALHGAGITQKSIWDVGDDIQAGRLVRVLPSLQIPASPLHAVYPHSRHLAPRTRAFVDFLRDRLRATWRWPQR; this is encoded by the coding sequence ATGATCGACCAGACGCTGGACCTCACCCTCTTCGACCGGGTCGTTACCACGGGCAGCATGTCGGCGGCGGCGCGAGAGCTTGGCCTGTCGCTCGCGGTCGTCAGCAAGCGGCTTGGGCTGCTCGAGCAGCGCCTGGGCGTGCGCCTGCTCAATCGCACGACGCGCAAGCAGGCGCTCACGGAAGAGGGTCAGGTATTTCACGGATGCTGCCAGCGCATATTGGCGGAGATCAGCGAGACCGAGCGGTTGATGACGCGTCAGGCAGGCACCGTTGGCGGCGTGCTTCGAATCAGCGCCCCGCGCGCATTCGGACGCCGCCACCTTGCCCCGCTGCTGGTCGCGTTTCGCGAACGGCATCCGGATCTGAAGGTGCATCTCGAATTGAGCGATCTGTGGGTCGATCTGGTCGCACACGGTATCGACGTTGCCATCCGCGTCGGCACCCTGCCCGACTCCAGCCTCGTCGCTCAGGAACTGGCCCCGAACTACCGCGTGCTGGTCGCGTCCGCCGACTATCTGGCCCGGCGCGGCACGCCGCAGGACGCGGGCGATCTGCAACAGCACGATTGCATTCTGTTCGGCCACGCACCGCACGGCGACTGGCGCTTTGTGTGGCAATCCGAAACGTTACGAATTCAGGTGCGCGATACCTATGTCGTCGACGATGGCGACACGGCCCACGAGCTTGCACTGCATGGCGCAGGCATTACGCAAAAGTCCATCTGGGATGTCGGGGACGATATCCAGGCAGGCCGCCTCGTGCGTGTGCTGCCATCGCTGCAAATCCCCGCGTCGCCACTGCATGCGGTCTATCCGCATAGCCGGCACCTCGCGCCGCGCACACGCGCGTTCGTGGATTTTCTGCGCGATCGGTTGCGCGCAACGTGGCGCTGGCCGCAGCGCTGA
- the minD gene encoding septum site-determining protein MinD, with amino-acid sequence MAKVIVVTSGKGGVGKTTTSASFSAGLALQGHKTAVIDFDVGLRNLDLIMGCERRVVYDLINVIQGEANLNQALIKDKACENLFILPASQTRDKEALTQAGVEKVIKDLADMGFEYIVCDSPAGIESGALLAMHFADEALVVTNPEVSSVRDSDRILGILSSKTKRAIEGGEPIKEHLLITRYNPKRVNDGQMLSLEDIQEILRIKLIGVIPESESVLHASNQGTPAIHLDGTDVADAYRDVVSRFKGEDKPMRFTDYQKPGLLQRIFGSK; translated from the coding sequence ATGGCAAAAGTGATTGTGGTGACCTCTGGCAAGGGTGGTGTCGGCAAGACGACAACCAGCGCCAGCTTTTCCGCCGGCCTCGCCTTGCAGGGGCACAAGACGGCAGTCATCGATTTCGACGTCGGCCTGCGCAATCTCGATCTCATCATGGGTTGCGAGCGCCGTGTCGTGTACGACCTGATCAACGTGATTCAGGGCGAAGCAAATCTTAACCAGGCGCTTATCAAAGATAAGGCCTGCGAGAACCTGTTCATCCTGCCCGCCTCGCAGACGCGCGACAAAGAAGCGCTCACGCAAGCGGGTGTCGAGAAGGTCATCAAGGACCTGGCCGACATGGGCTTCGAATACATTGTGTGCGACTCGCCCGCCGGTATCGAGTCGGGCGCATTGCTCGCCATGCATTTTGCCGACGAAGCGCTCGTGGTCACGAACCCCGAAGTGTCGTCGGTGCGCGACTCGGACCGCATTCTGGGCATTCTGTCGTCGAAGACGAAGCGCGCCATCGAAGGCGGCGAACCGATCAAGGAGCACCTGCTCATTACCCGTTACAACCCGAAACGTGTCAACGACGGCCAGATGCTGTCGCTCGAGGACATCCAGGAAATTCTGCGAATCAAGCTCATCGGCGTGATTCCGGAATCGGAGTCAGTGTTGCACGCCTCTAACCAGGGTACGCCGGCGATTCATCTCGACGGCACCGACGTGGCCGACGCCTATCGCGACGTGGTGAGCCGATTCAAGGGCGAAGACAAGCCTATGCGCTTTACCGACTATCAAAAGCCGGGGCTGTTGCAGCGCATTTTCGGCTCGAAGTAA
- a CDS encoding MaoC/PaaZ C-terminal domain-containing protein produces the protein MPNDRPRDPPEHALSSSATGHVATEVTHLPSPLTLYLRALMSARKPARAQTLPPLAFARRNVVLDASDIARYARLCGFANGSHTHEARAPHGVPPTWPHLLAFPLHMLLMTDRAFPFAMLGMVHLANRIRTHAALVAGDRLDIDVRCGALYAHDKGQVFTVLTTARRDGDVVWSGESLYLRTGIRDALGAPYRAELSANPSLVQTAAWQVPGDLGRQYARISGDYNPIHLWPFTARWFGFPRPIIHGMWSFARTLAAVLPADAQHLDLLVEFKTPLVLPGSATLWCDPYDSGFELRDAAGTVPHLRGRWQAAPIPSSSINTFATDPS, from the coding sequence ATGCCCAATGACCGTCCCCGCGACCCGCCTGAGCATGCGTTGTCCTCGTCGGCGACAGGACACGTCGCCACAGAGGTCACCCATCTCCCCTCGCCGCTCACGCTGTATCTTCGCGCGCTGATGTCGGCTCGCAAGCCGGCGCGGGCGCAAACTTTGCCGCCGCTGGCGTTTGCGCGTCGGAACGTCGTGCTCGACGCGAGCGATATCGCTCGCTATGCCCGCTTGTGTGGCTTTGCCAATGGCAGTCACACTCACGAAGCGCGCGCCCCTCATGGTGTCCCGCCCACATGGCCGCACCTGCTCGCCTTCCCGTTGCATATGCTGCTGATGACAGACCGCGCGTTTCCGTTCGCCATGCTCGGCATGGTGCATCTGGCAAATCGCATCCGCACGCACGCGGCACTCGTGGCAGGGGATCGGCTTGACATCGACGTGCGTTGCGGCGCGCTGTACGCGCACGACAAAGGACAGGTCTTCACCGTGCTGACGACCGCCCGCCGCGACGGCGACGTCGTGTGGTCAGGGGAAAGCCTGTACCTGCGCACCGGCATTCGTGATGCGCTTGGCGCCCCCTATCGCGCCGAGTTAAGCGCGAATCCGTCGCTCGTGCAGACTGCCGCATGGCAAGTGCCCGGCGACCTCGGTCGTCAGTACGCGCGTATTTCCGGCGACTACAACCCCATTCATCTTTGGCCCTTCACGGCGAGGTGGTTCGGCTTCCCCCGACCGATCATTCACGGCATGTGGAGCTTCGCCCGCACGCTCGCCGCGGTTCTGCCCGCCGACGCACAGCACCTCGACCTTCTCGTGGAATTCAAGACACCGCTGGTGCTGCCCGGCAGCGCCACTCTCTGGTGCGATCCCTACGACAGTGGGTTCGAACTGCGCGACGCCGCAGGCACCGTGCCGCACCTGCGCGGGCGTTGGCAAGCCGCGCCGATCCCGTCGTCTTCCATCAACACGTTCGCTACGGACCCGTCATGA
- the minC gene encoding septum site-determining protein MinC, with protein sequence MPQKKTPYFELRSGAVDTLHFVVKTPQLDTLRTELAQRFEATPEFFAGDTVAIDVRRLAGDERVAVPALAEMLAEFRMKPIGVVANSEQADWAVVDGLPRLDSHERRVSRALRESEAAPEPAAEPGETASAPAVSEGSAVPSTIIDKPLRSGQQVYAKGDLIILDLVSYGAEVIAEGNIHIYAPLRGRALAGVKGKLDARIFCTCLEPELISIAGIYRTGEYALPPDVQGRSVQVRLVDDKLIFEPLGLK encoded by the coding sequence ATGCCGCAAAAGAAAACGCCGTACTTCGAGTTACGCAGCGGAGCAGTCGATACCCTGCATTTCGTTGTCAAGACGCCTCAACTGGATACGTTGCGCACCGAATTGGCGCAGCGATTCGAGGCAACCCCGGAGTTTTTCGCAGGCGACACGGTCGCCATCGACGTACGGCGTCTGGCCGGCGACGAGCGGGTTGCCGTGCCCGCGCTGGCTGAAATGCTGGCCGAATTCCGCATGAAGCCGATCGGCGTGGTAGCCAACAGCGAGCAGGCCGATTGGGCAGTGGTCGACGGTCTGCCGCGGCTCGACAGCCATGAACGTCGCGTATCGCGTGCGTTGCGCGAGAGCGAGGCGGCACCCGAACCGGCGGCGGAGCCTGGTGAAACGGCCTCGGCACCGGCGGTGTCCGAGGGTAGCGCTGTGCCCTCGACCATCATCGACAAACCCTTGCGTTCGGGCCAGCAGGTCTATGCAAAAGGGGATCTGATCATCCTCGATTTGGTCAGTTACGGGGCCGAGGTGATCGCGGAAGGTAATATTCACATTTACGCGCCGCTGCGGGGGCGGGCACTGGCAGGGGTGAAGGGCAAGCTCGATGCGCGCATCTTCTGTACCTGTCTGGAGCCCGAGCTGATTTCCATCGCCGGTATATACCGGACTGGCGAATATGCGCTGCCGCCCGATGTGCAGGGGCGTTCGGTGCAGGTGCGGCTGGTAGACGACAAACTGATTTTCGAGCCCCTCGGGCTCAAATGA
- the minE gene encoding cell division topological specificity factor MinE — translation MSFLSFLLGEKKKTAAVAKERLQIILAHERAGSSPPADYLPALQRELVAVISKYVKIAQDDIKVSVEHQDNLEVLEVKIELPQT, via the coding sequence ATGTCCTTCCTGTCCTTCCTCCTGGGGGAGAAGAAAAAGACCGCCGCCGTTGCCAAAGAGCGCCTGCAGATCATTCTGGCGCACGAACGCGCGGGCTCGTCGCCGCCGGCAGATTATCTGCCAGCCCTGCAACGCGAGCTGGTCGCTGTCATCTCCAAGTACGTCAAAATCGCACAAGACGACATCAAGGTCAGCGTCGAGCATCAGGACAACCTGGAAGTGCTCGAAGTGAAGATCGAACTGCCGCAGACCTGA
- a CDS encoding AMP-binding protein, whose amino-acid sequence METTMDQAVQQERVWLDAYPPGVPADIDVTRYSSLVQAFDEWIEKYRDRVAFVSLGSEITYAEVARQAHAFAAWLQAQGVKQGERVALMMPNCFQYPICLFGTLIAGAVVVNVNPLYTVRELKHQLQDSGAHTIVVFENFARTVQDAIPGTGVRNVLLTQIGDLLAPGANIKGRIVNFLMRHVAKQVPPYALPQAVPLRQALADGAKHTPTPVPLTRDDLAFLQYTGGTTGVAKGAMLSHGNVLANLLQTEAWAADQLDGDIEVNLSLLPMYHILSLTVNCLVFMSLGGRNILIANPRDVKKVVYIIRNETFTGVTGVNTLFNGLLENADFCARDFSRLKLSLAGGMATQRAIADRWKQVTGKPIIEGYGLTECSPIVTMNPVDLAHMDDVDFTGSVGLPAPSTDVRFKRDDGTWAELGEPGELCVRGPQVMRGYWQRPEDTAKTFDADGWLMTGDIGVMDERGFVRLIDRKKDMILVSGFNVYPNEIEDVVMLHPGVREAAVVGVPDPVAGERVKLVVVAKDPALNAEAMLAHCRQHLTAYKVPRIVEFRQGELPKTTVGKILRRELREPVASAQGDK is encoded by the coding sequence ATGGAGACAACGATGGATCAAGCGGTTCAGCAGGAACGTGTCTGGCTCGACGCCTACCCCCCGGGGGTGCCCGCCGACATCGATGTGACGCGTTACTCGTCGCTCGTGCAGGCTTTCGACGAATGGATCGAAAAATATCGTGATCGGGTTGCGTTTGTGAGTCTCGGAAGCGAGATCACCTATGCCGAGGTCGCGCGTCAGGCCCATGCATTCGCTGCGTGGCTACAAGCCCAGGGCGTGAAGCAAGGTGAGCGTGTCGCGCTCATGATGCCCAATTGCTTCCAGTATCCGATTTGCCTTTTCGGCACGCTCATCGCGGGTGCCGTGGTCGTCAACGTCAATCCGCTGTACACCGTTCGCGAGTTGAAACACCAGCTACAGGACAGCGGTGCGCACACCATCGTGGTCTTCGAGAACTTCGCCAGAACGGTACAGGATGCGATTCCCGGCACCGGCGTTCGCAACGTCCTCCTTACCCAGATCGGCGACCTGCTCGCTCCGGGCGCCAACATCAAGGGACGCATCGTCAACTTCCTCATGCGGCACGTGGCCAAGCAGGTGCCGCCTTACGCACTACCGCAGGCGGTACCGCTGCGGCAGGCGCTTGCCGACGGGGCGAAGCATACGCCCACGCCAGTGCCCCTCACGCGCGACGACCTCGCCTTCCTCCAATACACGGGAGGCACCACCGGCGTCGCCAAGGGCGCCATGCTCTCGCACGGTAACGTGCTGGCCAATCTGCTCCAGACAGAGGCATGGGCCGCCGATCAGCTCGACGGCGATATCGAGGTGAATCTGTCGTTGCTGCCGATGTATCACATCCTCTCGCTCACGGTGAACTGCCTGGTGTTCATGAGTCTTGGCGGGCGCAACATCCTGATTGCGAATCCGCGCGATGTGAAGAAGGTCGTCTACATCATCCGCAACGAAACGTTCACTGGCGTCACCGGGGTGAACACGCTGTTCAACGGTCTGCTTGAGAACGCCGATTTCTGCGCGCGCGACTTCTCGCGATTGAAGCTGTCGCTCGCGGGCGGCATGGCAACACAACGCGCCATCGCCGATCGTTGGAAGCAAGTGACAGGCAAGCCGATCATCGAGGGCTACGGCCTGACGGAGTGCTCGCCCATCGTCACGATGAACCCGGTCGACCTTGCGCACATGGACGACGTCGATTTCACCGGCTCCGTCGGCCTGCCGGCCCCCTCCACCGATGTGCGTTTCAAACGCGACGATGGCACATGGGCCGAACTGGGCGAGCCGGGCGAGTTGTGCGTGCGCGGGCCGCAGGTCATGCGCGGCTACTGGCAGCGTCCGGAAGACACGGCGAAGACATTCGACGCCGACGGCTGGCTGATGACCGGCGACATCGGTGTGATGGATGAGCGCGGATTCGTTCGCCTCATCGATCGGAAGAAGGACATGATTCTCGTGTCGGGCTTCAACGTCTACCCGAACGAAATCGAGGACGTTGTCATGCTGCACCCGGGGGTGCGTGAAGCGGCGGTGGTCGGCGTGCCCGATCCGGTCGCCGGCGAGCGCGTGAAGCTCGTGGTCGTGGCGAAAGACCCGGCGTTGAACGCGGAGGCAATGCTCGCGCACTGCCGCCAGCATCTGACCGCCTACAAGGTGCCGCGCATCGTCGAGTTTCGTCAGGGCGAGTTACCCAAGACCACCGTCGGCAAGATCCTGCGGCGCGAACTTCGCGAGCCGGTGGCCTCGGCTCAGGGAGACAAATAA